The DNA segment CTGCCCACTCTGTTACTCTGGGCAACGTTACACCTTCAGTTTCTCTTTGTAATCTGCAGGGGCAACTCTTTCCCTCCAGGGGTGAGGCCCTTCCTGGGTCAGCCCCAGCAGAAGGGTTGGCTGAGCTGTCCCCGTCAGCAGGCTCTTCTGTCCAGGTTTGCTCTGGCCAACTCCATCCCACAGCACCATCACCAGGACCAACGTGGCCCAGAGTCGGTGACGAGTGGCAGCCGGAGCATCTTGATCCCTGGGCTCCATGTGGGTGGAAGACCATGGGAGATAAAATACTGGTGGGGAAGGAGGTTTGTGCGGAAGGAGGATGTTTACGAATCTTACCCTCAGGCTCCACGCATGTGCCACGCTGGTTCCAGAATCCTGCACGGCAAGGGCCTTCGGGGGCAATCCTATTGGGAGTAGGAGGGAATTGCATTCCTATAGCTCTTCACTTACAACATCACAACAGAGAAGGAGAGTATGACAGAATTTTGGGGGGCTAAGACACCCTAAGTACCCCCCTTGTTGCCACCACTGGGTACCGGGCCGTACGTCACAAGGCGTCTCCTTGGAGAGACGGCACATGGGGCTTGGTGGGGCCCAGGTGCAGTAGTATTTCGGTGGCAAAATCCTGACTTTGGGATCTGTTGAGGCCACAGGACTCCCTGGCTGATAGGTAGAGAGACTTCTGGGTTTCTACCAAATGAACACAGAGATGTGAGCTGAGGGATTAtatgagggaaggagggaggcatggGCGTCTCCATCTTCTCTAAAGTCTGCTCCTGGTCTGGCTCTCCTAGCAGGACCAGCCAACCATGGAGAGGCGAAACCACACACAAGAGCCTCTGCGTTCATCCTCCTAGGGCTCTCAAGCCAGCTCGAGAGGCAGGAGCTGACCTTCGGGCTCTTCCTTGTCATGTACCTGGTCGGGGCCGCAGGGAACTTGCTCATCATCCTGGCCATTGGCTCAGACTCCCACCTCCACACGCCCAAGGACCTCTTCCTCAGCGACCTCTCCCTGGTAGTTTTCTGCTTCATCTCCGCCACAGTCCCCAAGATGCTGGTGAACATCCAGACACAGACTCAGTccatttcctatggctgctgcCTAGCCCAGATCTACTTCTGCATTTTGCTTGTCAACATGGACAGCTTCCACCTGATGGCCATGGCTTATGACCTCTACACAGCGACCTGCCAGCCCTTGCACTACTCCACGGTGATGAGTATGCCAGTCTGTGCCCTGATGCTGGGGAGCTCCTGGCCCCTCGCCAACTTCCACTCCCTGCTACACACCCTCCTCATGGCCCGGCTGGAGTTCTGTGCCAGCAACGTCATCCCTTACTCCTTCTGTGACCTTGCTCCCCTGATCCAGCTCTCCTGCCCCAACACCCAACTCAGCCAACTCATGATTCTGCTGGAAGGGGGACCTGGCGGTCCTCATCCCCTTCCTTGGCATTCTCGTCTCCTACATCCACATTGTGTCTGCTGTGCTACAGGTGCCATCTGCCCGGGGCAAACCAAAGGCCTTTTCCACCTGTGGCTCCCACCTTGCTGTGGTCATTCTCTTCTATGGGA comes from the Delphinus delphis chromosome 15, mDelDel1.2, whole genome shotgun sequence genome and includes:
- the LOC132438318 gene encoding LOW QUALITY PROTEIN: putative olfactory receptor 1F12P (The sequence of the model RefSeq protein was modified relative to this genomic sequence to represent the inferred CDS: inserted 1 base in 1 codon; deleted 1 base in 1 codon; substituted 1 base at 1 genomic stop codon) — encoded protein: MERRNHTQXASAFILLGLSSQLERQELTFGLFLVMYLVGAAGNLLIILAIGSDSHLHTPKDLFLSDLSLVVFCFISATVPKMLVNIQTQTQSISYGCCLAQIYFCILLVNMDSFHLMAMAYDLYTATCQPLHYSTVMSMPVCALMLGSSWPLANFHSLLHTLLMARLEFCASNVIPYSFCDLAPLIQLSCPNTQLSQLMILLEGDLAVLIPFLGILVSYIHIVSAVLQVPSARGKPKAFSTCGSHLAVVILFYGTITGVYLSPSSSHTADKDSLASVMXMVVTPMLNPFIYCLRNKDMKGALRKLVNLKALSHGL